tcatttttatttatttgtggccacagttaattcccgcgaatatatatattcataccacaCACGAACACCTTTTGAGTGTTcaagtgtcgtatgaataaatatgcaaaacaataataaaaacgagcattttgtatttacaaacatctttttaccagaccacatctggcgttgaaaattcggcaattgccataaggaacactgattgttaactggttaagtttattttacgaacaattgtacgattttttcgttgattttgagttgtaatgttactttaaaatttgACGCAATTAGACATTTGTAATTACATATATACTATAAATAGTTACAAATATAATAGGCAAATAGTTACAAATATAATAggcaaatatttaataatacatgtatgtattgttgcaatataatgtattgttactttttataatcaaaaactatattatttgaaaacactGTATGGTTACTTTGTCCACATGGGCTTTTGGTCCTCTTGATGTTTtggttaataaataataaattaaagattaaTCTTGAAAGGAAAAGCAATACGTTTGCTGCAACTTTCTCCTCTATAGGGACATGTTCATAGATATTTTAGGCAAAggcaaataaagatattgttattGTCGGCCTAAGCAATACAAAAGGACTAATCAGCATCCACATCATAGATAGCAGTCATACATCCTTGTTTTCTACATTCCTAGATAATTCAAtcaagtcattttcaaaattaagttcAATTAATTGTTTATAAAGATAAATCTTCCATGATTTAATGTTCCGACAAAAAAAGGAATAACACGTATAACagcatttaaatgtttttttccttaCTGGAATAGCTATTGCAATTccaaaacataaattgtattgtcattatttagtcccacaatgatCTGGTCAGTGTTGGTGTTGAAGCAGACAGACAGTGGGCCGCACACTCCATCTTTGTTTGATACCAGAGTTGCCAGTTTCTTTCTTCCTTCATGATCCACCTTTATGACAGTATTGGAGCTGTATCCACAGACTAGCACTTGTCCTGATGGTGTGACATGAACACCATATGGTGATTGTAATTCAGGGTCCTCAAAGGTGGATATCAGGGTGCCATCTATAGCCAGAGTGATGACCTTGTTCTGCGTGTTGTTGAGCACATAGATCCAGTCCCCAGCCGGACTCACTGCACATTTCCATACTGCAAAAGATGGAACATGTTAAATATAAGTAGATCAGggtcatatgtatgtatgtattaacaCTATTTTATTGTTCCTTTCTTACACTTTTCTTCTcgaaaataagttttttttaaagttaattaatattataagcaTCAATAATAGAGATTATCTGCTATTTGTATAAACAATACATTTACCTGCACAAGAGCCACTTGCATCCTCATAAATCTTTTTAATAAGTGATCCAAACAGGGTGTATTGGTACAGGGCAATTCTAGAGGTGACATACAGTGCTCCCTTATTGTAGGCGATGCCTACAGCATCATGTGTTAACAGGAACTTCCTTCCATTCACCAGCTGCCCATTGCTCACAGAGATAAATTGCACTTCTTTTCCAACAGATACAGCCACCTCAGTGGATGTGATTTGGCAAATATCATATGGATTACCAGGCACATCAGAGTGACTAGACACATTGTAATGCTTGTCCAACAGCTtcacttttttattattgtaatctGTGACAATGACCTGGCCACTAGGCAGGCAGCAAATGCCTTTGATACTGCAAGTCTGACTTGTGTCACTTGATATACTGACAATAAACTCAGATTTGCTCTTCACAAATAACACCTGATAGGGATTCATATTGAGTGTGAGAGACTGCAAACTGTCTACAATCCTCCCTAGACTTGCCTGTTGTGACAGGTACTTCTCGATGTCACTGTTTGCCTTGAAAATGATAGAATTCTGCACCTTAACAGATTTCTTCTTCAGATATGACTCAGACTCTTGTATCTTGTCCAGACATTTTCTGCTGGCTATGAACTTAATTTCTTTGTTGCTCTTATCACAAAGGACATTTACAGCTTCAGAGAGTTGTTTCAGTTCATCCTTTAGTTTGCTGCACTTGTCAACATCCTTCTTCAGAGCGGTTTGCAATGTGGTCCTAATTTCATCCAGTTCTTTTTTGGTTGCAATTTCTAGTGCATCCAAagaagcatttaatttctttcGCATGTCTCCGATTTCTTGAAGTTGTTTACCATATGATTCCTCCACAGACTGAATGCTGGACTCTTGTGTACTTTTTAACTTATTTAGTTCATTTAAAATAGTTTCAAGACTGTTTAACAACTGTAGCATATTCAATGACATCTTTTTGACCGAGTCACAAATTAGAGTCACATTGGCGCACTGTCTGAAAAGCAACATGTATCATAATTACcacatgtaatatataaaaattaattgtACGAGTTTTTGCTTTCGGTCAGTTGCTATATATAATGACCATTAAGACATAGAGTGATAATAACATTAAGGACAGTATTGTATATAAGTTTTCTTTTGTGCTGGTGCAGCTGATGTTTcactatatttgtattttaacaggaaatgtgtttgtcagaaacacaatgccccttaatgCGCCgctttatttttacctttgaccttgaaggatgaccttgacctttcaccactcaaaatgagcagctccatgagatacacatgcatgccaaatatcaagttgctatgttcaatatttcaaaaattattacaaaactttactgtaaggttaaagttttgggacagaatgacagatggacaggccaaaaacaatatgccctcgatcattcgatcccggggcataaaaagttatgaaaatttatgttttttattttttgacctttgaccatgaaggatgaccttgacctttcaccaatcaaaatgtgctgctccatgagatacacatgcatgccaaatatcaagttgctatgttcaatatttcaaaagttattgcaaacctttactgtaaggttaaagttttgggacagaatgatggaatgacagacagacaggccgaaaaaacaatatgcccccgaccATTCGATCCCGGGGCATAACgagttatgaaaaaaaaaaatatattttttgacctttgaccttgaaggttgaccttgacctttcaccactcaaaatgtgcagctccacgagaagtaagaaaaaagagattgaatggagaaatgaattttttttaattattatttttgacctttgaccttgaaggaagaccttgacctttcaccactcaaaatgtgcagctccacgaaatacacatgcatgccaaatattaagttgctgtgttcagtattaaaaaagttatgaaatttatgtttttttatattttgacctttgacctcgaaggttggccttgaccttccaccactcaaaatgtgcagctccacgagaagtaagttagagattgaatggagaaatgattattttttttacctttgaccttaaaggatgaccttgacctttcaccactcaaaatgtgcagctccacgagatacacatgcatgccaaatatgaagttgctgtgttcaatattaaaaaagttatgataaaacctTAACgaagcagcttcatgagataaacatgtatggtaaatatcaagttgctatgttcaatattgcaaaagttatcaaactttaaccaaggttaaagttttggatagaatgacagacaggacaaaaacaatatacccccgatctattgaTCCGGgggcaaaaacatattttaaatatgccaGCTTTTTCTGTTTTGTCTGAGATTGGTAGGGTTTTCCCCATCTATTCCATGACTGTGTGCAACTTACCTGTGATTCAGAAAAGCACAATCAGAGcaacacagctgactgtggtcctggcaaaacattttcagtttctCATTCTTGTGGACATCACATTTCAGTAGGAAATCCTCCAATGCCTTTGTCAGAggccatttatttgtttcttcTCTTCCATATTTGGTATGATTTGCATATAACTGATCATGTAGATTAATGCATTTTCTGCAGAAAAACTTCATACATGTTGCACAGAAAAAATCAGCACTTTCTTCAATAGTTTTACTTTCACAAGGGCCACACACATAGTACTTCACTAAGTCTGAACTATTATGAACTGAACCTACAGAAGTTGCCATTTTGAAATAGATGTTGTGATCAGCTCTTTGATTGATAAGCTATTATGTATTCACTATTGTTATAATTCCTTCCTTGTGAATAACATGAGTATGTATGAAGGCACAACACGTTTTTAGTTAGTCTATTAACCCAAGTTCTTAACTTCAACcttgaaaaaaatcaattatattgACATGTTATGCCCATGTTTATACACCCAGTATAAAATTCACAGTCAAGTTCCAGATAGACATTGTGTATTAAAGCTGATAACACCGGGAcaaaccattttctgaaaatagggtGAAACATGATATTCTGTTCACAAACAGGTCTATCAAATATGTAGTTATAGGTAGTATCAAATTGCCTGATTAAACTTAAAGCTTATAGATAAGTTCATGTTTGAATACATCTAACTCCATGTTTACCAACTGTTGTGTTCAGAACTCATCTGATAAACTTGAAAACATTAGAAACCTACATTGCCCTTcatttaaggatgttcgatcgtttccactttacgttaattgattcactatatcgtaaaaattaaaaacctttgtatattttcacggtttcaaaagaTAAGGTTTGAATAAACGAGTGAAAATTCTAGTTTGACTGTTTTGATTATGCGCTTATACATTTTcgttatttacatattttcgagatttactgcaatgaaaccaagcgttcgattgcttgacgtcacttcgtgatcgacatcgctgaaacgcttgcttacgctgtagaagttattttctgtgcaaaaacAAGCGTCTATTAAtggtagcaggctctttcggccccaagctctttcggcccagaccgaaatttcaggctttttcggccccaagctctttcggccccaaatcgaccaggcttATTCGGCCCCGTTATTTTATTACACCTATTTGAAGCGGATGTATGATTGAATTATTCattttgtattcatataataaatgattcttaatctttattgataaaatgatagtaaataccacttagatgatgcaatgttacattacccacaactggctatagtatattattgtgcatcatttaaaaatttaaacactcttctcttcgcttcttcagatttatgaataaataaggTGCCAAAAACTTACTTTCATATATCCATGAAtcgaagaaaagagcgtttcaattttcatgataacagttattatgcccccttggaagagagagttaatattgttttgctggatgttggtctgtcggtagatcatttagttttcgatcaataatttgtcaactttgTCACAGATTGGTTTTTaactttccatgtgcatagggattggacagtatataacccctatttaaattatggtcacttggtcaaaggtcaaggtcacaataagtgtgaaaattgtttccgatcaatgacCCTTCAACTGAAaaattctcttaaaccacaatgcatCTGAGAACGGATGTGAAGGAATATCTTCTAcgattgttcaaattaagcttCAAAATAAGTCCTGTCCTGGGGGGGGGGCAATGCTTTTCCcttttatgtttattgtaaacactgcaaatgtattttaagaagtttacattgtacttgggtgagcgacccagggctctCCGATTAATGGAGCTAAAATGGATTCTGTGCAATTTCTAtgtaaaatttttgttttgttttttcagagcgtacttctcacataattcagatagctgcagtgcattcaactggTCAGTTTTCAACATCATGTGATGCCAGAGAAGAAGATGTCATTGAAAGCGTCAGAAATAACTGGAGTGACAGTTAATTGTTGGCGACTCTGTGATTGTCAATGGACAAacagtaacagctgtccccatcaaatctgcattgacaagttttataacattcttacagaaatgttcaccagttattttagttgggcataatatagagttttttgattgtaaagtgttgctccaTGCTATCCATACTTGTGGAAAAATGTctgagtttcagcaaaatatttgtggctttttagatacttaccaaatatgaaatcatattaGCGGAAAAATTTAGTTAAAGACGTCATTGGTGAATTATAGATGGCACATGGCGCTCTACAGGATGTTTTAGcttttcaaaagttattgaactctgttcctcttgaccaaaatgttgttaacaaatattcattcaggTATGACCGAGCAGTATTAGCatacaatgtgtaactaaatgttgcttccaaCATCAAATCTTTGCAATCCATGATTGATACAAAAGTTATACATGTGTAAGTCAAGGTGTTGcaaggaaagttgcaggaagtggattgcaacttaaacatttgagtactgtatcaaaaagaaacggactGAGTGGTTTGAGGAGCCCCCTGTCAGAGGTTACACACGGACAAATCGGAGTaacaaaatcagagaaaaaaatatgagcaatagcgagttatttgttgcctgacatctaaccaattgtaattttcatcttgtatatagattagctatgaaatctaatagctgttacataattttttttccttctcgatgacaaacatagttgtgattcttatgtcagttgtatttctcatgtttcacctaagttgtaagatatttttggcagtgcattaaaccacagatggtgtGTAAAACATAATTGCCCCGCTAAttgtattcaatgtttttttttgtagatGTACTAATCTGATAAAAGTATGTGCATAGTCTGAATTTTGATTGTTGTTGCTCTCATTAGTAGTTGTTGTGTACATGtgtatagggctaccaaattttgtatgtagtgacatctaataaacctctaccaaatttgttcaaataaagcctctggggtcaactttgaccctgccccgggggtcacacaatttaataaacgcttataaagcgcctattttgtgaaatctttaaaaaatcttcttgtcgaaaaccatttggactatggctaccaaatttggtatgcagtaacatcttatggtcctctaccaagtttgttcaaataatgccctttgggtcaaatttgaccctgacccgtgggtcacaaaattgaacattatatacgtttatatcttgcttattttgtgaaaacttttaaaatattcttgtccttaactctaggacttagggctaccacattttgtatgtagtgagatatagtagtcctctacaaagtttgctcaaattatgcctctggggttaaAGTTGACCCACCCCAGGGGGTCACACAAgtgaacatgtgcttaaatagggcctatatttaagtatttgcacatgctgagaatatttgtttcagccttttttcagcagtggagcgatacagggccatcatgtccCTCTTGTCTTTTAATACACATCACAcagttataaaaataataattttaaaatgatacatATGTTCCATTTACAACCCacaacatgggtaacaggtgggtggggtaatttaagatgtttatttgaacatcaacattgttttttcatttgttacatctgaaatattttcataacaatgtacattataaatatttctacgtgtatcacatttcagttgataatttgattgttatatagcagttattatatagatatgttttgATTACTATTACAATATTAgtcattatactttttaaattaagtccatattaaaatgtctgtagcaaaaaaaaatccacagtgacctatcaatttctttacttcattttaatgctaagctagtttcctttaattattgagaacttcaaatgaatatgaatattacatcaacagaaatatgtatctgtagtgcatgttatctattttgaactgtgcaataaaaaattcaaaacaaacaaaaaactagtcatacttatttctcattCTTTTTTatgatttccaatatttttggttttaaaagtgttcagtatgataatacaaatgttacagttgctaatctaatacaatatcaatattactatgccattttaaatgtattaaacacaaacattttaccgtaccctcaattttatgccccgcaaaaatgacattttttcaaacgcacatggcattaaaaaaccttcgttatctcaaaattattcacggtgacctcccttttttattttatatttatttcagatacagattcattaatcaccatacaaaaaattatagcattccggatattttgaaaattttcacaaaacgatcgaacatccttaagatATACATATCCACTCCAGAGTTAAACCTGTCTCAAATGAGGAAGGAAACTCACACCATTGAGTGTTATTATAGGCCtttcttaaacacattttgtaCTCATCTGCATCTAAGATTTTGTAAACAATAAGAAATGAGCAATTATAATTAAGAATTAACTTCAAGATTACTAAATTCAGCTGTAAATGGTATCAAAATAAATTGTTGTGCTATAATACCAAGAAAATAGACAAAAAGTTGTGATCTATTGCACCTTTGGATCAAACCTCCATGCCTTTTACCTTCTACTAATAGAAGCTCCTCCCTTGAATTACATGTATATCccgttaaaaaatattactttccttctaaaaaacaagagatgtgtttgtcagaaacacaatgccccctattgcgacgctttgaagccatatatttgacctttgaccttgaaggatgaccttgacctttcaccactcaaaatgtgcggctccatgagatacacttgcatgccaaatatcaagttgctatcttcaatattgcaaaagttattgcaaaactttaaccttgactttaaccaaggttaaagttttgggacagaatgacagacagacagacagacaggccaaaaacaatatacccccaatcattcgatccgggggcataaaaatacgttgtaatataattaaacaagagatgtgtttgtcagaaacacaatacccggccgctttgattaaaaaaaaaatcatttgtcaGGAacaaataattatctccctttaaagcttattacttcccttggatttgtttttttacctttgaccatgaaggatgacattgacattgacctttcactcCTCAAAATGTggagcaccatgagatacacatgcatgccaaatatcaagtaaaagttgctatcttcaatattgcaaaagttatggccaattttaaagttttcggacggacagacggacggaaggacagacagtgcaaatgctatatgccaccctatggggggcataacaagagctgtcagaggacagcgcgctcggttattcgagtgcttgacagtataacgtaacccatcatggggaaattgttcatattcaataaggtcaaggtaatatagtcatagtCTAAGtagaagaggaccataattggaACATATTGATCCCTTATggtttaaagaagttgtactctATAGACAATTCTGAGTTCTGGTATATTTTCCATAATCTAtagaacatttgtaaagacataaaacaaacttatacattttatttcaagtttgatagcaatagcttgagtGGGATGATTGGACAGTTCttcagaaataaaataaataaatggttgtgtttttttaccatgtttaaaaaaaatatattttttttttggggggggggggttgggggtggaaaggggggggtaaaatgtgggtgtgtggacatttattagatgatctttaaaaaaaaagaaaaaaaaagggaaaaacaattgagggggggtggggggttattCTGGGGTGGGGTGTGGGTGATGGTTCGGTTTGCGTGGAGTCCAGTATGGTATGTCaggaaagtgttgttttgtcaaagtataaatcaaatatgatcataaataaagacgttatggcaatttaagcaaaatttattaatttgacctagagattcaaggtcattcaaaggtcaaggtcgaatttaacttgccaagtacagtaccctcatgataataagaaagtatttgaattatgaaagcaatagctttgatactttatgaataaaatgagcctaaacacaaaacttaaccaaattttcaattttctaagtgaaaaaaagggccattatccttacaaaatgcttgatacagttgtctgctcttgtttatagattgggggtcatgttggtaaagaagtatgcaaaatatataagcaatatgtcaagggacatagaaaatatttgaggtggtacgcaaactttaacatagatttatcaaaaatatgcatattctaagtgaaacaagcaaattcgttgaattgatatcccctgccaatatgcttctggacacaaaagtgttatatttgacactcaataaagcattttttcaagatacaaagggccataactctgttattaacagatggtgtacaatgcca
This is a stretch of genomic DNA from Dreissena polymorpha isolate Duluth1 chromosome 7, UMN_Dpol_1.0, whole genome shotgun sequence. It encodes these proteins:
- the LOC127836865 gene encoding uncharacterized protein LOC127836865, which encodes MLLFRQCANVTLICDSVKKMSLNMLQLLNSLETILNELNKLKSTQESSIQSVEESYGKQLQEIGDMRKKLNASLDALEIATKKELDEIRTTLQTALKKDVDKCSKLKDELKQLSEAVNVLCDKSNKEIKFIASRKCLDKIQESESYLKKKSVKVQNSIIFKANSDIEKYLSQQASLGRIVDSLQSLTLNMNPYQVLFVKSKSEFIVSISSDTSQTCSIKGICCLPSGQVIVTDYNNKKVKLLDKHYNVSSHSDVPGNPYDICQITSTEVAVSVGKEVQFISVSNGQLVNGRKFLLTHDAVGIAYNKGALYVTSRIALYQYTLFGSLIKKIYEDASGSCAVWKCAVSPAGDWIYVLNNTQNKVITLAIDGTLISTFEDPELQSPYGVHVTPSGQVLVCGYSSNTVIKVDHEGRKKLATLVSNKDGVCGPLSVCFNTNTDQIIVGLNNDNTIYVLELQ